From the Chiroxiphia lanceolata isolate bChiLan1 chromosome 6, bChiLan1.pri, whole genome shotgun sequence genome, the window CAGCATCCCATGGTGGGGCAGCATCCCACCATGGGGCAGCATCCCTCCATGGGGCAGCATTCCATGGTGGGGCAGCATTCCATGGTGGGGCAGCATTCCATGGTGGGGTGCCATCCCACCACGAAGCAGCATCCCACCATGGGGCAGCATCCCATGGTGGGGCAGCATTCCACGGTGGATCAGCATCCCATGGTGGGGCAGCATCCCACCATGGGGCAGCATTCCACCATGAAGCATCATTCCACCATGAAGCAACACCCCAGGGTGGATCAGCATCCCACCACAGAGCAGCATCCCACCACGCAGCAGCATCCCACCACAAAGCAGCATTCCAGACCAGCCCCAAGGGAAGGAGGTACTACTGGGAAGCCAAAGAGCAGGACCAAGCGAGGAGGGCAGAGGCACAGAGGTgtaggagaaaggaaagaccCGGAAAGGAGTGGTTGACTTTGACTTTCGGATTTTTAGCTACCCCACAACGCCCCGGGGCAGGGGCCACCCCGAGCCCCTTCACCCGGGTTCTGGCACCTGCCCTATCGCAGGAGGTATTTCAGGCACGTCTAAGGCATcacaggagttctctctgctttcagaaTCGCCTCAGTCTCCTCCCTACAGCTCCTTCCACCAGCCAAACGATAGAAAAGAAAAGTCTGGAGCGGATGAACGGACACAAACTCTCATGCACTACCACCAAAGAACGTTGTCACAGGAGTATGAAGCACCAACCACGACACATGAATCACTTTTACCTGCAGAATCAAAGCTAACCATATACAAAATGGTAAAAAAGTGGGGTTTGCCAGGAACACGGAGCTGCCAGCAcgtgagggacaggcaggagctgccggtgtcccccccaaaccccccgtGGGGCCACTCAACCCCCCCTGCTGTGCTACcaccagaaattaaaaagcacaagACCAAACATTGAGTAACATCATAAGTCACCTAACCTGCTGCTATATATCTGacaacttaaataaaaaatattagtttggAAAGAAACCAACAATATCATTCCAAGAAGGTTACACACATCCCTAGCAGTTACtttgctcagcacagctctggtgCTTTGAATATGGAACAATCAAACGATTTTGTGAGCAGAAAAGTGACACATATTTattctttacatattttttttttttctctctttctaggCAACTCTACAGACTTCAGATCTTTTGCCTCACAATGCAGATCATCTTATTCCCCCAAAAGGTGGCCAGGTTCTTTAAAACATGCACATCTCTGTAGCTTCCAGGCCGtgtattttacttatttttgtttaaattctgtGGACTAGCAGGTCGTCCCCATTCCTAAAAACTCTACATCAGTGTTCAGGGTGGCCTGAGTGCCCGTCAGGCTCCTCAAGGGTTTACAGGATCACACAGAAGAACTTCTTCTCTCTAAAGGGGTTTTCTGAGGCCGGGACGGGGGTCAATAGAGGGTCCTCCTTGGCGTGGGCTTCGCAGTACGCCATCaggtctgctgctgctttggacACCTGCAATGGAAGGAGCCCTGTGTTAgagacaggctgtgctgggaaaatcccacctggaaaaagatgctgccagcagggctgggcaggaaaCATCAGACCCTCGACAAGAACCTGACCAATGACCTGACAGCACATCCTTGGTGGGGCTGGTCCTTCACCTCTGGGCTCTAAGCTCATCTGTCAGCACGTGATCCCAAAAGCATCCTTCACATCCTTTATCCATTCACATCCTTCACATCCTTCACCCATTCCCATCTTTCACCCAACCTGACCACAGCAAGGTCCGACTCtagcatccctgcatccctgctggCTCTCCCCCAAAACCCTCAGCAGGGACATCCACGGCTGCTACAGCAACATTTGCTGCACTCAGCCACCAACCTCATTATTTATTCTGGacatggcagcagctcccaagcCACTGGAGCTCAGCCACACCCCAAAAGGTGAGGTGTTGCTTGCATCCAAATgtgcctgcagccagcagctgccactgcagcaCTTCTCTCCCTAGATTTAACCTCTTCCCAAGGAGGTGAGATGCCTTGGGAACAGTCAGTCCTTCCCACCCACCCAGCAGGGCTCCAGGTGATGCTTCCAGCTGCCTTCCATCCCTAGGAgtgctggatggggcttggagcaacctggtctagttgaaggtgtccctgcccatggcatggcGTTGGAATGAGAtaggctttaaggtcccttccaacccaaaccagtctgtgattctataattccatggGCGAGCCCCTCCCTGCCTCACTGCCTTCAGCCACGGCCATCGGGATCACTTGGAAGAGCACCCGCCATAAACACCACCCAGCACCACCTCCCAGCTCTCACCACGTGCTTTgggcagctgctcagcagcagccaccgCCTCAGAGCATCCCCCAGCCAGCTCCTGAGCCTCCCTACCTTTATCCTGTCGATGTTGGCTTCCATCTTCAGCTGCTCCACCAGCTTCCGTGCTTGCGCTATGCTGGCAGTGTTGTTGCTAGCCATGGGCAGGCCAGGCACGCTCCCCGGGGGGGCTGTGGGCATGAACACACGTGGATCAACCTTTGGGCCCTGAAATTCCCCAAACTATGTGCTGGGGTTGCATATGGGGGGCGTTAGAGCCATCGGAATGAGGGTGTGAGGAAGGGGGATGCAGACGCcgggcagggagctgcagtgaCCCGCTGCCAGTAGCCCTCTTCTGTGCCCTCCCCACGGTCCCCAGAGCCAAGCTTTGGGGCCACTGGGACCATCTGGAGCCCAGCTGAGCTGTCCTTTGGCATTTGCTGTTCCATGAAAGCCTGTGACAGCAACAAGGAAGTCAGAGAACAGGCTCCCCCCCGGCAGCCCGAAGTGCCTCGCCAGGCTCATTCCCTGCACATCATCCAGCCCGTGCCGGTGCCCAGCGTGACTCCGGTGTCCCTTGGCCTCCCTCGCTTTGTTCCTGCTGCCAATTTGAACACTGAGATGCTAAACAGGATGCTGGAGTTTCCTGTTTCTCGAGATTTCCACCCCAGGCAGGCGGGGGGACGCTCATTAAGTCCCTGCCGGTTCTATCACGGATGTTTTTCCGTCACCTTCTAACAGCAGCGAGCTCCGGCCAGAGTTCCAGCATCCCACTCCCCCGGCAGCCCACGCTTTTACAAGCAGCAAGTATTTTccagcagaggcacagctgtGCTCCTGTCTGACTGGGGCTCGCTGCCAGCTCcaaaatgttggggttttttgggatgTCCTGCAACAGCAGGGCTCAGGGAGACCCCCGAGTGGGTGGGACAAGGATGGCACAGCCCCAAAATAAGGGAATCGTGATGTTTTAAGGAAAAGCTGAGGGCACGTCCAGCTCAAGCCCATTATAAGGGTGTTTGGACAAAGCTTATCCTGGGACTTAGAGAAAAAATCAACCTGGTGCTGGTGCCTGTGCTCAGAGAGTGAGTCGTGCCGGGGTTTGAGGATGagacccctccccagccccctgtgcccGGTGGGGACCCCAAGGAGGTTATTTTTTACCAGAAGCCGGTCTCTCCGCTGATCTGTGCCTCTAGGGGAAGATCTGCTCCTCTTGGCCGCTCACCACCTTCAAGCAAAGAGAATATGGAATCGAAAGGAGCCGGGTTAGGTGGCAGTGATGCCGCTCAGCTCCATATTTACGGCGCCAGGAGCCCCGGCGGTCTCGCAGACGCCGAGCTCCGTGCCTGGCACAGAGGCTGTGGCTTTCCTTCCGTgtgcccccccccgccccgtgCCGTGCGAGCACGGCCCCCAGCGGCATCATTTGTTTGCATTCAGCGAGGTTTTCGGCACAGGAAGAGGTTTCAAGTCAGTGGGCGAGCATCCGAGGGCTGCTGGCAGCCAAGGCTCgtggctgctccccagctcGCAGGACGGAGGATGCTCGGGGAGAGGGGATGGATTTAACCGTCTGGTGCACAGAGCACGTGGCAGGACGGAAGGAGCATCCCCCCGGGGAATGCTGCCAAAATCCCCCAGCTCCCAAGAGCCCGAGCTCCCGGCTGGATCTGCTCTGCCCGGGCAAAGCTCCGTGCCTTCGCTGGGGGTTTAGCTCGAGCCCGTGCGCTGTTTCCGCGCTGGTTTATCTCATCTCTcccgcctttttttttttttgtgtgtgtgtgtttttgtttgttttttttttggctggagaGGAGTTTGAGCAGCAGGGTACAACGGTACagctctcctgcttttccttccagttctCCCTCTGCAAAGCCATGGAGTGGATGGCGGTGTGCCGCGGTTCTGGCACGGCAGCTGGCACCGGGCTGGTGGGGCGAGGACACCACCAACCAAGATGCTGTCGTGTGGTTTGGATGCCACAGGGACTTTTCTAACGCAGCAAATGTTAGTCTGGTGGAATtatcatccctggaagcgttcaaaaGACGTGTGGAcgtggcacctggggacaggggttagtggtgggcttggcagtgctgggggaattGTTGGACTCTGTGGTCTTAGAGGGATTTttcaacctaaacaattctatgttGTGTCCTCTCATACAGAGGACCTGTTGCTGCTCCAGTGGCAGGGAGTCACTTCAGCAACTTCAGCCACTCCATGTTTAAGGTCATGGAAGAAGcatgggagcagggaggactGCTGGGAGCATCTGTACAGCTGCTACAGCCctgatcttaaaaaaattatatatatccAACCTTGCTGCCACCCTCCTGCAAGGAAACCCTCCCTTCTCTTACTACTTCCATCCCTGAGGGCACTTAAGTGTGGAAAACAGCCCCAAAAACAAAGCTACAGAAGACCAAGATGGAGGAAGGGACATCTGTGTGAGCTGGGATGTCCCAGGGCTGCTGAGATGACGTTGGGAACTCAGGGGCAGCTCAGCCACCTTGTAGGACCCTCCCAGGGGCCACCACAAACCCCAGCCACgctctgcccctctgcagaTGCTTCAACTAGAAACTAAAACCATTTTGGGGCCAGTGATGGTTTCAGAGCGGTTCCACTCTGTGTGTTTCCTTGCGCGTGAATAACAAAAACATGGCAGGTGACACTTCAGAGTGAGCTCGTGAGTATCCTGCACCAAAAAACAACCTCACAACAGCCCAGCAGTTCTCGAGTGGCAGCAAAGCTGCTCAAACAGGGCAGCCacaaaagcaggttttttaatCCCAAAGTGAGGACACCCCACTGTACCCCCGGGAGGGTGTGGAGCCACCGGGAGTAAACCCAAACTGCCCTGTccttttgtttgggttggatttatcatagaatcccagggtggtttgggtgggaagagagactaaagaccatctcattccatgcccctgccatgggcaggggcaccttccactagaccaggttgctccaagcccatccaacctggccttgggcacttcaagggatggggcagccacagcttctctgggcaacctgtgccagggcctcaccaccctcacagccaacaattccttcccaatatcccatctgaccctgccctctggcagtgggaaaccattccctcttgtcctgtcactccatgcccttatccaaaatccctctccagcttttttgCATCCCTTTAAATTAATTCAACCTCTTCCACATGCACTAAATAACCCATGACCCCTCTGCACAACAGACAAGTATCAAAACAACCTGCCAAGATCCTGAATTGTAATTACTGTGGCAGAGCCCAAAAGAGACAATATCCATGTACTGGACACATTAAACATCATTAGCATGAAAATAATGAGTAAGGACTCATTAACCTGTGGGCTCCAAGGCACGAATCCCATTATCCAGGCACATGTGCCATTAAGAGAGGGAAAACGCACACTGTCTGTATTCCCTTGTGAGCACCATAAAACTCTTTTCATTGCAGGCAAGGTTtagcacagcagcagaaagtgtGAGATCAGCCAGTGACAATGGGGATATCAGGAAATACTGGGAAGGAGGGTGATTTTTAGCTTTATGGttggcatttttcttccagcttgAGGATTTACCTACTTTCCAAGGTGTAGTTGGGTTGGCTGCAAACAGTGGTAAGAAGGCACTGGGGGTTTGAAGGAGAGGGGGATGCTCCAGCAGCTTGGTTTGGATTAAAtctcctccctgtgagggtggtgaggccctggcacaggttacccagaggagccgtggctgcccctggatccctggaagtgtccaaggccaggctggtcggggcttggagcaacctgggatagtggaaggtgtccctgcccatggcaggggagtgtaattagatggtctttaaggtcccttccaacccaaactattctgtgattccatgattccacaaAAAGCTCTTGCAACAAATGCCTGGACTTGGAAGTTTTGCTGCTAATTTTTACTAGTTGGTACCTAAGATGCAAAAAAACCATCtaattttttgttgtctgttgAATGAAGAGCCACTGACATATTTGAATAACATCTTCTTCTTTTACCTGCAGCACCCGGGCAAAACAGGCACCAAAAACTGGGATTTAGTTGGGAAAACAGCAAGGGAAACCCCTGATCCCAGGGCACTGATGCAGCATTTACACCTGTGTCAGCTCTTGGTCTGCTCCACCCAGCTTTGCCAAAATCTTCAGCTTTTATCTGTGATGTGGAGCAACAAATGTGGATGTGGAGCAACAAATGTGGATGTGGAGCAACAAATGTGGATGTGGAGCAACAAATGTGGATGTGGAGCAGTGAGTTGCTGCTCgatgggatgggattgggaTTTAATGTGCTCTGAGCTTAAAGCCAACATTGCTTTGGACCAAGGAAGAACTAGTTCTCTTCAATTCCAATAAATTAATCCCATCTACCTTGATTTCTGGATGCATTTCCACAGAAATTGCCACGTAAACCCCAAAAAAGCCGCTGCAAAAGGAGCATTTCTTGACGCCGAGCCCTCCTGCTGAGCTGCCATCCCACTCCTCCCTCCCAAACTGGGCTCCTGTGGGGCTCTGGCATCCCAGAGCTGCCAACCCTGCTTGAAACAGTAATTAGGCTTCGTTTGCCAGCTCCTCGTCAGCACAAGCTGCCGCCTGCTCTGcgcagaggagctgtgctgaaAGGCTGTGGAGCAAAGGCTTGGGAAGAGAGGATCCTGGAATCCGGGTGCCTTGTACCAGCTCCGtcaccagctccagctccaaacCCAGGAAATCTGAGCCCAACCTCCCCCCTAGCAGTTTACCCCCCTGTTCACTTGGGGCTTATCCAACTTGCATGTGGGTGGAGATCAGAACTCTcacaagtgtttaaaaaaatggcaCTTCCCCCTCTCTGGAAGTgctgaaggccaggttggaataggcttggagcaacctggggtagtggaaggtgtccctgcccatggcagggggttggaatgagatgagctttaaggtgccttccagctcaaaccattccatgattctattattttaagGGTGATTAATTAGTGCAATTACCCTAAAGAGGACACCAGCATCCTTGGAAAGCATTTCCTTACATTCCTGAAGGTGCGAAAGGGCATCAGGTGAGATCTCATGGATGTCACAAGACACCTCCTGTGTCTCCCGGGGTCTGAAGTGTTTACCCACTCATCTGTGATCCTCTGCAGTTTTAAACCTGTGGAAAACACCCTCTCCTGTTTCTCAGCTGGAATTGGAATAGGCAGGAAcgggcactggaataggctgcccagggcagtggtggattcaccattcctggagggatttaaaagccatgtggatgtggcacttggggacatgggtcagtgctggccttggcagtgctgggggaacagttggactcgTTGATCCTTTTctaacctaaacaattctatgattcaattCTCCAGACTTTTTTCATCTCCCAGTGAGTGTTTTCTCAGCTCTCTCCCACCACACCTCCCAGCTGAACcgaaaggaaaagcaggaatgaaacAGAAAGTGCTGCCAGAGCGAAACCTCGCTGTTCCCTCACCACAGAGACCAAAAGCAGCATCACCCACCACCCAGAACGGCCCCTTTTCAGggtgaaagcagcagcttcccttGATTTCAATAAAAAGTCATATTTTCCATCCCTGATGCACCAGTGTTTTTCACCCAGTTAGTAGCAAAGTGAGTGAATCCCATTGGGGCAGCCAGGATTTGGGGAGAGAAGGGATCAGGCTTGTTCCTaccaggcagggcagcacccaGGACTTTTTTGGTCCagaggaggggttttttgttctgcaaatgttttttttttttggtccagaAAAGGTGCCAAGCTGGGTATTGCAATGGAGGGATTTATCCAAGCTCTCATTCATGCTCGTATTTCTCCTGCTTCCTGtgcttcccagcagctgagccCATCCCAGCTCACTGCATCCCTCCCCTTGAGGCAAGCAGGCTCTCCCaaaaactgccttttcctccccaaaaactgccttttcctcccccaaacCAGCCATGACACAGCATCCAGGAGGAATAACCGAGCATATGGAGGTGCCATCTCCTCCCCGGAGCCGGCGCTGCCGGTCACCGGCCGGCTGGAGCGTGGGAATCCCTCGTGAGGggctgcctggctctgccaggcATCTTGTTGCTTTTCCTAAAAGCCACAAGCTAAAAATAGGCGGctcagctgaaaaaataattgctaaatATATCCAGAAAAGCATAAAAGTAGTACaggctaaaaagaaaatagcagagCCACGTTTCCAGGGGGGTGGGAGATGGGGTAGTCGCGTGGATCCCCACAGCAGTTACGGACCTAGGTGGGAAAGGAGCCTTAACACGCCCAAATTCCATGTGTTTCGTTATTTCcttaagggaagaaaatgttatGAGCTCGATTTGTGCCCGTGGGCTCCCATCACGCTGCTTTGCTGGGGCAAAGAACCTTAATCCTGAGTGGTGGTTAcaggcacagctcccagcccccGTCCCTGGGGATTTGATTCCCTTTTCCAACAGCCATTTTTTATCCCTGATGTTCAATACGGTGTATAAATCACTACAGAGCAGCTTGCAGGTCAGGGACGTGctggcaaataaataaataaattaaaagacaaCTGAGTGGAAAATGGGACTGTTTCCATGGGAACAGCTCCGTTATCACACCAACATCTGATCCTTCCTGCCAAACGGGGATGAGGTGGGATGGGTGCCCATTTTGGCCCAAATCATTCAATaccagactggtttgggttggaagggacttcaaagcccatctcattccacccccctgccacagggagggacatcttccactagaccaggttgctccaggccccgtccaacctgggcttgaacacttccagggatgggaattACCAAGGCAATGCAAAGCACATAGAGcaagagggagctgcaggaaagaTCCTTCTCTTCCCTAGTTTTGCTGGGGCATTAAATGGAGagctcagggctggagctggctTTGCAGAGAGCCTGGCTCGGGATGTCCCCTCCACCCACCTCGTGTGCCGGAGCCAACCACGCCTGCAGCCCAGATGGAGTCAGGAGGCTCCAGCCTCACAttcctgggctggcagggctggccctTTTGCCCGGAGAAGTCACTGCTCTGTGGGCATCACGTGAAATTGAGAATCTCAGCTTGTTGTTTTCTCACAGGCTCCGTAACGGCTCAAACTGAAGCAAACAGGAACCACCACCCTCcacttcctttttttggtttttttagggttttttaaaggtttttctaAAGGTTATTCAGATGAAGGATCAGCTGCCAGTTGGCACAGCCTGGGATATCTGCTCTGGTCCCTCCAGCCACCATTCATCCAAGATATTGGCTCTCTCCATCTGGGTACCACGGGGAGGGAGCACCGACCTCCTCCAGGGTTGGCACAAGGGTCTAGAACCATGGGAATGCCACCAGGGAATGCATCAAAAGCCAAGTAACCCTCCCAGCCTGCCCCAGGGACTCCAGGGAAAACCATTTCTGGGGGAAAACCCAGGGAAAGTGTTTGTGCACAAGGGACAACCCCAGTGGTGCACAGATCTGGGAGGATGGGTGTCCTGAGCTTGGCCAGATACTGGGGAATAAGGATGCCCAAATCCTGAGGAATAGGATGCCCAAGTAACATAAAATAAGGATTTCCAAATACTGGATCATAAGGATGCCGACATACAGAGGAATAAGAATGTCCAAATGCCATATAATAAGGATGTCCAAATACCCAGGAATAAGGATGCCCAAATACTGAGCAGTAAGGATGTCCAAATATCAGGGAATAAAGATGCATGAATATTGGGGAATAAGGATCCCCAAATACCATAGAATAAGGATGGCCAGATTCTGAGGAATCAGGTTGCACAAATAGTGGGGAATCCAGGAATGCCCAAATACCGAGGAATAAAGATGCCCATATCCAGGGAAATAAGGATGCCCAAATTCTGAGAAATATGGATGCCCAAACACTAAAGAATAAGGCTGCCCAAATACTGGGGATTTCAGGGATGCCAAATACTGAGGAATAAAGATGCCCATATCCAGGGAAATAAGGATGCCCAGATACTGAAGAATAAAGATGCCCATATACAGGGAAATAAGGATGCCCAAATTCTGAGGAATAAGGCTGCCCAAATACCAGGGAATAAGGCTGCCCAAATACTGGGGAATTCAGGGATGCCCAGATACTGAGGAATAAAGATGCCCTAAGCCAGAGAAGGCTGCTCTCTCCTTATGCTGtgacacagaaggaaagaagccTGGGCTGTCACGTTCTGGTGACACCAGAGGGGACAGATAAGGGCACATCCTGTCACGccacccctggcacagccttCCAGGGGCTTTAGGCACTGGCTCCAATCCTGTGGTTTCCCCAGGGCTCGGCCCCACCACTGCTGCacttcactgaaaaggaaaatggtttAAGGGTCgggctggttttggttttgggttgttatttttaaatttaataaaatgtcGGGAAACACCCAGAGGCCAACGGGAGACTGAAGGCTCCTTCAGCACAcgggagcagaggagaggagaacaCACAGCTTCAGGAATTCCCCAAAACCCATGGGTAGAATAAAGTGTCTCCAGcacacagatcacagaatcacaaacttgtttgggttggaagggaccttaaagaccatctcattccaaccactgccacgggcagggacacctcccattatcccaggttgctccaagtcccatccaacctggccttggacacttccagggatggggcagccacagcttccctgggcaacctgtgccagggcctcaccaccctcccagccaagaatttccTCCTTATCCATCCAGCTCTGAACTCCTGACCCTTAATTAAGGGAAGCAGCCAAGAGCTATTATTTCACACTAATTAACCGATCCAGTCTTGAGTTTCAGCTTTGAACATCCTGCCCTTAAGAATTTACCAGGGTCAAGATAAAGATCTTCAGGGGAAGATGGGAAATGAGGATTGAGAGAGAAGGTAAGATGAAGGGAGCACTGAAAGGTGCTCCCACCATCACATTTCCAAGAGGATTTGGGTACTTGGCTGTGCCATCTCAGCTCCTGAAGAGCCAAACCCACCCTGAGCCTCAGGCAAAGTCACCCTAAATTCATGTccatggctgtgctggggaatggttggatttgatgatcttagagatcttcCCCAACCTAAATGATCCCTTGACTTACCAAGCCCTGCCCATCAGCAGCCACCCTGGAGGAACTGGGGCAAGACATTGAGTTGCCCTGATTTGGCTTAAAGATCCTATTTTTTCAGGGGGCATCCTCCCCATGACTGTAGAAAATAGGAAGGAGCATGTGCATTTTGCATTAGTTGGTGGCTGATTATGGGCTCATCCTCCTGCCAAGCAATTTTCAgctaaaacaaacccaaaatggctcttttttttttggtgaaatcCTCACTTTTTCTCCCAAAGAGCTCCTGCAAGAGGAGAAGCCTTGGGCTGCAGAAATCCTTGCGATGAGAAATCATCCTCCAATGATTTCACCCCGATCAAACCtttattagtattttattttaagtaacaCTCACACGGAGCCCAATAACCCTTCCCAGCCTCTGGGAATCACCCAACAAGTTACATCAGCGAAGAAACAACCCCATTAGTTTCAGCTCCCCCCCCCAGGAATTACCTGAGACTGCTTTAATTAGGTAACCACCATacaaaagaattaattaattggTGATAAGCACCTGAACCACATTACTCATAAGGCTCTATTTCAAGCTTCAAATACAGCAAACAGGTCACAGCCCATCGGAGATCGTAGAGTGAATTCCCGGTGCTGTCACTGCCTGGTATTTctcttcccatccctgtcctggaaGCAGCAAGGCCgggagttgtttttttttttttttccttttttattgaTTGATTCATTGattgattttccttctttatccCCTGGAAGTGCCCGAGCCCAGGTTGGACAGGCTTTTGAGCAATTCAGTCTACTGATTTCCCCTCTttatccccatccctggaagtgttcaaggccaggctggatggatcttggagcaacctggtctattgATTATCCCTCTttatccccatccctggaaatgttcaaggccaggctggacagggcttggagcaacctggtctagtgaagaggtgtccctgctgttGGACTGAATGATTTCAAGGTCTCCTGCAACCCAAACCGCTCAGGGATTCTAtctcttttccaggtttttcaCGGCATCCAGAGCTGGTGCCTTTAGGGCCAGTACTCAGATAGTGGCTGCACCACATGGAGATGGGAGTTTTGTGATGATTTTTTGGgatttgttgtggtttaggtGTGGATTATGGGGTGAAACCCCGTTATCCTGCGAGGGTTTCACCACGAAGCTGTTGCGCGACGGCATCTCCGAGACACCCATGAAATGAGTGAAGCATCTGCTCGTGGCCACATCCCAAAGTGCAGGTGGAGGATTGGCACGGAATGGGGGTGGTTTTAGCAGgtttctgaggggaaaaaaaaaaataggtgaaaaaaaaaaaaaagaggggaaaaaagagggggaaaaaaaagagagaaaaaagagagaaaaatgattaaacaaagaaaaaaacaaaccagaaaataaaaagagagaaaaaaaggagggggaaaaaaaatcaaaatcataaATCAAAAATCATAAATCACTTCTGTAAAGTGATTTATTGTGGCTTGCGCTGGCTCTGACATTTCATGGCCTGGCAAAGGAAAGA encodes:
- the GNG2 gene encoding guanine nucleotide-binding protein G(I)/G(S)/G(O) subunit gamma-2; translation: MASNNTASIAQARKLVEQLKMEANIDRIKVSKAAADLMAYCEAHAKEDPLLTPVPASENPFREKKFFCVIL